AGGGGCTTGAGCGAGTAGGCCGAAATCTGCAAGGCCACCGCCACGTCGTCCCAGTCCGCTCGCATGACGTCACCGCCCAGGCAGTCCGGCGGCGCGAACCCGATGGCGTGCAGCACGCCGTCGACCGCGCCCCAGCGTCGGCCCAGCTCCTCGGCCAGGGCGTCGAACTGCGATGCGTCGGTGACGTCGAGCTCGAGCACGTCTGCCGGCGCGTCCAGCTTGCGGGCCGTCCGTCGGGTGATCGACAGGCCTCGGGCCGCGCCGGTCAGCACCACTTCTGCCCCCTCTGCCTGGGCCAGCTGGGCCACGGCGAACGCCAGCGACGCGTCAGTGAGCACCCCGGTCACGAGGATCCGCTTGCCCTCGAGGATTCCCATCCCATCTCCGATCTCTGGCGGCGGGGTGACGTTACCGCCGCCGGAGCGGGGCACGACCCGGCCGACGCGGGGCCCAGGGGATACGACGGGCACGGTCCGCTGTGCAAGGGTGGGCCCATGAAGGTGGGACTCATCGGAGGAACCGGTCCGGCCGGGCGTGCCCTCGCCGCCCGTCTGGCGTCAGTCGGCGTCGAGGTGATCATCGGATCGCGTTCCTCCGAGCGGGCGGAGGACATCGTCGACGAGCTGGTTCGCGAGTGGCCCGACCGCCAGCTGCGGATACGGGGCGCCCAGAACGAGCAGGCGGCCGAGCCAGAGCTCGTCGTCATCGCCACCCCGTGGGACTCGGCCCCCGGCATGGCGGCCTCGATGGCACCGCTGCTCACCGACAAGGTGGTCGCGTCCATGGCCAACGCCCTGGTCAAGGTGGGCGACGAGCTGCATCCGCTCATTCCTGCCCGGGGCTCGATCGCCGCCGAGGTCCAGGCCGCGGCGCCGCGCGCCATGGTCGCGGCTGCCTTCCAGCACCTCCCCGCCCGGCACCTCGGCGATCTCGACCATCCGATCGAGAGCGACGTGCTCGTCTGCTCGGACCACCCGCAGGCCACCAAGGCGGTTGCCGACCTGGTGCGCCTGATTCCGGGGCTCCGCCCCATCGACGCCGGTACCCTGGCTGCTGCAGCACCGGTCGAGGCCTTCACCGCTGTACTGGCCTCGGTCAACATTCGGTACCGTGCCCGGTCGGCGGTTCGACTCACCGGGATCGACTCGAGCTGACGTCTCGCTTGGAGCCAGATGGTGATGCAGCTGTACGACACCGCCCGGCGCCGTGTGGTGCCCTTCGAGCCGGGCCCGGTCGTCACCATGTACACCTGTGGCATCACCCCGTATGACGCCGCGCACCTCGGTCACGCCGCCGTCTACCTGACGTTCGATGTCCTCCAGCGGCGACTGCGTGATCTCGGTCACGAGACCCAGTGCGTGCGCAACATCACCGACGTCGACGACGACATCCTCCGCACCGCCCGGCATCTGGGCGTGCACTATCTCGACCTGGCGGCCGAGGAGATGGCCCGCTTCGACGCCGACATGCGGTCCCTGGGCCTCCTGCCCGCCTTCAGCGAGCCCCGGGCGACCTCCGCCATTCCCGACATCCTCGGGTTCATCGGCATGGTGCTGGACTCGGGCCACGCCTACCGGGCGGGCGGTGGCGTGTACTTCAGCGTCGACAGCTTCCCCCGGTTCGGCCAGATCAGCCACCTCGATCGCAAAGAGATGTTGCGGCTGGCTGCTGAGAACGGTGGCAATCCGGACGACCCGTACAAGCGAGACCCGTTGGATTTCGTGCTGTGGCAGCCCTCGGCGCCCGACGAGCCGGCGTGGAGCTCACTGTGGGGCGACGGCAGGCCGGGCTGGCACATCGAGTGCTCGGCGCTGGCGATGCGGGAGCTGGGCACGACCATTGACCTGCACGGAGGCGGGACGGATCTCATCTTCCCTCACCACGAGTGCGAGGCCGCCCAGTCCGAGGCGGCGACGGGCGAGACGTTCGTCCGCCACTGGATGCACCAGGCCCTGGTGGGCCTCGACGGCGTCAAGATGTCGAAGTCCCTCGGCAACCTGGTCTTCGTGAGCGACGTGCTGAAGGAGTGGGACGCTTCGGCGCTCCGGCTGGCCATCCTCGCCAACCACTACCGGCAGCCGTGGGAGTGGCGCGACGCGATGCTTGGGGAGGCGACCCGCCGGCTCGAGTCCTGGCGGGCGGCCGGGACCGGCTCGGCTGGCCTCGACCGGGTGAGGAGAAGTCTCGACGACGACCTCGACACGCCCGCCGCCATGGCCGCCATCGACAACGAGGTCGCCGCCGGACGCGGCGTGTCCGAAGCGGTCGCCTTGCTCGGCGTCACCTGACGGCGTGGCGCCGGACAAGGCCAACTTTCGGACAAGGCCAACTTTCGGACTAGATAGAGGGGGTCGCCCGAAATGCCCCCCTTCCAGCAGGATCGGGGCAGGCCGTATCCTCCAACCGGAGGCTCCGCCAACACGGGGCCCCGACAAGGGGGAGATATGAACGAGAACAGGTGGGAACAGGCAGGAGCTGCCGCCGGCATCGTCTTCGTGGCGTTGATCGTGGCGAGCGTTTTCGTCGTTCCCACGCCGCCCCACATCAACGCGTCATCCTTGAACATCGCCATCTACTACGCCAGCAACCGGGGCGGCCTGCTCACCGCGGCCCTGCTCGGGACGTTGGGCAGTCTCTTCTTCCTGTGGTTCGTCAGTCACCTGCGCCACGTCCTCCAGCGCGCTGAAGGTGGCAGCGAGGCGCTGTCGCCGATCGTGCTCGTGTCGGGGACCGCGGTCGCGGTCGTGGGCGTCCTGGTCGCCATCCCGCAGGCCGCGCTGGCCTTCGGGTCCCACCGGATCGACGTCATCACGAATGCCGGCGTCGTCCGGAGCCTTTTCTTCATGAGCGACATCCTGTACGGCGTGCTGGCCTTGACGATTGCACTGTTCCTGGCTGCGGCCTCGGTGGCGATGGTTCGCAAGGAGCTGGTCGCTCCGCCCCTCGGCTACGCGGGTCTGCTGTTCTCCGCCGCGGCCTTCATCGGCGGGATCAGCGCCTTCTACGTGACCACCTACAGCGCAGGCTGGGTCGGCCTGCAGATGGGGGCTCTCATCGCCGCGTTGGCGTGGGTGCTGGTGGCCAGCGTCGTCATGCTGGCCCGTCCGGAAGTCGACCGGGCCGAGGCACCCGAGCCGGTGTTCGCCAGCTCGACCTGAGCTCCCCGGGGAGCACAACACAGAGCGCTCTGCCGACGGGGCCGGCCGCGCAGGGGCGGCCCCGTCGCAAATCCCCGTCGATAGGTCGGCGGCCCGGCAGTACGCTCGCCCGTTGATATGGCCGACGACATCGAGGTCACCCTTCCTGACGGTTCGACGCGATCGCTGGCGGCGGGATCCACCGCCGGCGACCTGGCCGCCGCCATCGGACCCCGGCTCTCGAAGGCTGCCGTCGCCGCCGTCGTCGACGGCAGGGAGGTCGACCTCGCGACGCCGCTGCACACCGGCGACACGGCGTCGATCGTGACCGCGGGCTCGCCCGAGGGGCGGGTTGTGCTCCGTCATTCGACGGCCCACGTGCTCGCTCAGGCCGTGCTCGACCTGTGGCCGGGCGCCCACTTCGCCATCGGCCCCGCCGTCGAGGACGGCTTCTACTACGACTTCGAGCTGCCAGGAGGGGAGCACTTCACCGACGAGGACCTGGACCGGATCGAGGCCCGCATGCGCGAGATCGTCGCCGAGGGCCAGCCGTTCGTGCGCGAGGAGCACTCCACCTCCGAAGGGCTCCGCATCTTCGCCGACCAGCCCTTCAAGCAGGAGATCATCGAAGGCGTTGGAGCGGCGTCACGGAACGGGGACGATCCGGAGTCCCGCAGCGAAGGTGTGGACGCGGGCGCGGTGAGCACCTATCGCAACCCTCCCCACTTCGTCGACCTCTGTCGCGGCCCGCACGTGCCGTCCACCGACCGACTGGGTGCCTTCAAGCTCATGCGGGTGGCGGGCGCCTACTGGCGGGGCGACGAGCGTCGGCCCCAGCTCCAGCGGGTGTACGGGACGGCCTGGGAGTCGAACGCCGCCCTGGCCGAGCACCTGCACCGTCTCGAAGAGGCCGAGCGGCGGGATCACCGCCGGCTGGGGGCCGAGCTGGACCTGTTCCACTTCCCGCCCGAGATCGGCGGCGGGCTCCCGCTCTTCCACCCCAAGGGGGCGCTGATACGCCAGATCATGGAGGACTACTCGCGCGCCGAGCACCTCGCCGGTGGCTACCAGCTGGTGTGGACGCCGCACCTGGCCAAGTCGACGCTGTTCGAGAGGTCGGGCCACCTCCAGTGGTACGCCGAGGGCATGTACCCCCCGATGGAGATGGAAGGGGCGTCGTACTACCCCAAGCCCATGAACTGCCCCATGCACATCCTCGTGTACCAGAGCCGGGCCCGGTCCTACCGCGAGCTCCCGATGCGGCTCTTCGAGCTCGGCACCGTGTACCGCTTCGAGCGCTCCGGGGTGCTGCACGGGCTCGCCCGGGTGCGGGGGATGACCCAGGACGACTCCCACATCTTCTGCACGCCAGAGCAGCTGGGCGGCGAGCTGGAGACCCTGCTGGCGTTCGTGCTGCGGGTGCTGCGAACCTTCGGCCTCACCGAGTTCGAGGCCGAGCTGTCGACCAGGCCCGAGGAGTACCTCGGCAGCCTCGAGGAGTGGGAGCAGGCCACCGAGGCCCTGCGCGGGGCCCTCGACGCCAGCGGTATCCCGTACACCGTGGCCGAAGGCGAGGGCGCCTTCTACGCCCCCAAGGTCGACGTGCACCTGCGCGACGCCATCGGCAGGCGCTGGCAGCTCTCCACCCTGCAGGTCGACTTCCAGGAGCCGCAGCGCTTCGACATGTGGTACATCGGGGCCGACAACCAGCGCCACCGCCCGTTCATGATCCATCGCGCCCTGTTCGGGTCGGTCGAGCGGTTCATGGCCCTGCTCCTCGAGCACTACGCCGGCGCCCTGCCCACCTGGCTGATGCCGGTGCAGGTGCAGGTGCTGCCCGTGCGGGACGGCCACGACGCCTACGCGGTTCGACTTGCCGATCGGCTGCGCGCAGACGGGTTCAGGGCCGAGGTGGACGAGGCCGACGAGCCCCTCGGGGCCCGGATCCGGCGGGCCAAGCTGGAGAAGGTGCCCTACGTGCTCGTCGTCGGCGACGACGACGTGGCCGCGGGGACCGTGGGAGTGAACGCCCGGGGGAGCGCGACGCCGGAGCGTGGCGTTCCGGTCGACGACTTCGTGGCTCGGCTGGGGGGCGAAATCGAAGCCCGCGTGGGACCCGAGCACGCGCCCGCGGACGCCTCGTGAGCCTGCAGCGCCTGTGGGCGGGTTGGCGTATGCCGTACGTCAGCTCGGCCGCCGCCTCGGCCGGCCATGACCGCACGGAGGCCGAGCAACAGGCGGCGCAGCGGCCGCAAGCGGGCGCGGCGCCCGGGCAGGAGGACTGCGTCTTCTGCCGGATCTTGGGCAGCGGCGAGCCGGACGACGTCACCTACGTCGTGTGGCGAGGACGACGGGCCTTCGCCGTGCTGAACGCGTTCCCGTACGCCAGTGGTCACCTGATGGTGATGCCCACTCGCCACGTCGCCGAGCTGGAGGACATCGCCGGCGACGAGGCCGACGAGCTCTGGGGGGCGCTGTCAGACGCCATCCGGGCGCTGAAGGCCTCGTACCGTCCTGACGGGGTCAACGTCGGCGCGAACCTCGGGCGCGCCGCTGGAGCCGGCGTACCCGGTCACTTTCACTTTCACGCCGTTCCCCGCTGGGTCGGTGACACCAACTTCACCACCGCGGTGGCCGAGACCAGGGTGTTGCCTGAGAGCCTCCCCGACACCTGGCGGCGGCTGCGGACGGCCTGGCCTCAGGCCTGAAGCTGGGTCTTGGTCAACCGGCTCACCAGGTGGGACGGCACCACGTCGTAGTGGTGGTGGCTGAGCGTGAAGCGACCGCGACCGCCGGTCAGCGAGCGCAGGTCGATGGCGTAGCGCTGGACCTCCGAGGTGGGGACGAGAGCGATGACGACCTGCTCCCCGTCGTTGCCCGAGTCGGTGCCCTGGATCCGACCGCGTCGTGAGTTGAGGTCGCTGATGACGTCGCCCGAGTAGTCCGCCGGCACCGTGACCTCGACGGCTGAGACGGGCTCGAGCAGGACCGGCCCGGCCGCCGCCACCGCCGCCTTGAAGCCCAGGGTGCCCGCCATCTTGAAGCTCATCTCGGAGGAGTCGACCGAGTGGTACTTGCCGTCGTACACGGTCACCTTGACGTCGACGACCGGGTAGCCGTGCTCCCCGCCCTGCTGCATGGCCTCGACCACGCCCTTCTCCACGGCGGGGATGAACTGGCGGGGGATGGCGCCGCCCACCACCTCGTCGGCGAACTGGAACCCCTCGCCCCGCTCGAGGGGAGCGACCTTCAGGTCGGCCACGCCGAACTGACCGTGGCCCCCCGTCTGCTTCTTGTACTTGCCCTCGGCCTCGGCCGGCTTGGTGATCGTCTCGCGGTACGGCACGCGGACTTCTTCGGTCTCGACGTCCACGCCGAACTTGCG
This DNA window, taken from Acidimicrobiales bacterium, encodes the following:
- the fabI gene encoding enoyl-ACP reductase FabI, translating into MPVVSPGPRVGRVVPRSGGGNVTPPPEIGDGMGILEGKRILVTGVLTDASLAFAVAQLAQAEGAEVVLTGAARGLSITRRTARKLDAPADVLELDVTDASQFDALAEELGRRWGAVDGVLHAIGFAPPDCLGGDVMRADWDDVAVALQISAYSLKPLTQSLLPLMKAAGGGSVVGLDFDARVAWPVYDWMGVAKAALESLARYLARDVGPAGVRVNLVAAGPARTLAAKSIPGFDRFEEVWSERAPLGWDVTDTKAVAQACVAMLSDWFPMTSGEIVHVDGGFHAIGA
- the npdG gene encoding NADPH-dependent F420 reductase, producing the protein MKVGLIGGTGPAGRALAARLASVGVEVIIGSRSSERAEDIVDELVREWPDRQLRIRGAQNEQAAEPELVVIATPWDSAPGMAASMAPLLTDKVVASMANALVKVGDELHPLIPARGSIAAEVQAAAPRAMVAAAFQHLPARHLGDLDHPIESDVLVCSDHPQATKAVADLVRLIPGLRPIDAGTLAAAAPVEAFTAVLASVNIRYRARSAVRLTGIDSS
- the cysS gene encoding cysteine--tRNA ligase; this encodes MVMQLYDTARRRVVPFEPGPVVTMYTCGITPYDAAHLGHAAVYLTFDVLQRRLRDLGHETQCVRNITDVDDDILRTARHLGVHYLDLAAEEMARFDADMRSLGLLPAFSEPRATSAIPDILGFIGMVLDSGHAYRAGGGVYFSVDSFPRFGQISHLDRKEMLRLAAENGGNPDDPYKRDPLDFVLWQPSAPDEPAWSSLWGDGRPGWHIECSALAMRELGTTIDLHGGGTDLIFPHHECEAAQSEAATGETFVRHWMHQALVGLDGVKMSKSLGNLVFVSDVLKEWDASALRLAILANHYRQPWEWRDAMLGEATRRLESWRAAGTGSAGLDRVRRSLDDDLDTPAAMAAIDNEVAAGRGVSEAVALLGVT
- the thrS gene encoding threonine--tRNA ligase — its product is MADDIEVTLPDGSTRSLAAGSTAGDLAAAIGPRLSKAAVAAVVDGREVDLATPLHTGDTASIVTAGSPEGRVVLRHSTAHVLAQAVLDLWPGAHFAIGPAVEDGFYYDFELPGGEHFTDEDLDRIEARMREIVAEGQPFVREEHSTSEGLRIFADQPFKQEIIEGVGAASRNGDDPESRSEGVDAGAVSTYRNPPHFVDLCRGPHVPSTDRLGAFKLMRVAGAYWRGDERRPQLQRVYGTAWESNAALAEHLHRLEEAERRDHRRLGAELDLFHFPPEIGGGLPLFHPKGALIRQIMEDYSRAEHLAGGYQLVWTPHLAKSTLFERSGHLQWYAEGMYPPMEMEGASYYPKPMNCPMHILVYQSRARSYRELPMRLFELGTVYRFERSGVLHGLARVRGMTQDDSHIFCTPEQLGGELETLLAFVLRVLRTFGLTEFEAELSTRPEEYLGSLEEWEQATEALRGALDASGIPYTVAEGEGAFYAPKVDVHLRDAIGRRWQLSTLQVDFQEPQRFDMWYIGADNQRHRPFMIHRALFGSVERFMALLLEHYAGALPTWLMPVQVQVLPVRDGHDAYAVRLADRLRADGFRAEVDEADEPLGARIRRAKLEKVPYVLVVGDDDVAAGTVGVNARGSATPERGVPVDDFVARLGGEIEARVGPEHAPADAS
- a CDS encoding HIT domain-containing protein, with the translated sequence MPYVSSAAASAGHDRTEAEQQAAQRPQAGAAPGQEDCVFCRILGSGEPDDVTYVVWRGRRAFAVLNAFPYASGHLMVMPTRHVAELEDIAGDEADELWGALSDAIRALKASYRPDGVNVGANLGRAAGAGVPGHFHFHAVPRWVGDTNFTTAVAETRVLPESLPDTWRRLRTAWPQA